The proteins below come from a single Zea mays cultivar B73 chromosome 8, Zm-B73-REFERENCE-NAM-5.0, whole genome shotgun sequence genomic window:
- the LOC100274568 gene encoding uncharacterized protein, translating into MEAEAFPIRSTRAVRRRKYHRLGQLTDVDDGTELRARQLVGRLRSGGGARLRRRVRVLLAGPRRALARARDACVRGMLALARRASALALPCGAVAKQQRVAAPGKPTEFERRLVLEMYKSIVASKELTAMLHSSAAHLPPKSTPAAGIPSSTHLLDM; encoded by the coding sequence ATGGAGGCTGAGGCGTTCCCAATACGGTCCACGCGGGCTGTCCGTCGCCGCAAGTACCACCGCCTGGGCCAGCTGACGGACGTCGACGACGGCACCGAGCTCCGGGCGCGGCAGCTGGTGGGGCGCCTGCGCTCCGGCGGCGGCGCACGCTTGCGGCGGCGGGTGCGCGTGCTCCTGGCGGGCCCGCGGCGTGCGCTGGCACGGGCGCGGGACGCGTGCGTACGCGGCATGCTGGCTCTGGCCAGGCGGGCGTCGGCACTCGCGCTGCCCTGCGGCGCCGTCGCGAAGCAGCAGCGGGTCGCGGCGCCCGGCAAGCCCACCGAGTTCGAGCGGCGCCTCGTCTTGGAGATGTACAAGTCCATCGTCGCGTCCAAGGAGCTCACCGCCATGCTCCACTCCTCCGCCGCGCACCTGCCGCCCAAGAGTACGCCCGCTGCGGGGATCCCGTCGTCCACGCATCTGCTCGACATGTGA
- the LOC100286352 gene encoding oleosin Bn-V encodes MGDRHQHGPGSGVEDPATLLRRVQTRAPNSTQVVGFLTLLVSGAVLLLLTGVTLTGAVVALVFLGPIALLTSPIWVPVAVVISAIVAAALSACAFAAAALPVATWMYRYFTGRHPVGADRVDYARSRIADTASHVKDYAREYGGYLRTRAKDAAPGA; translated from the coding sequence ATGGGAGACCGGCATCAGCATGGGCCTGGCAGCGGCGTGGAGGACCCGGCGACGCTGCTGCGGCGGGTGCAGACCCGCGCGCCCAACTCGACGCAGGTGGTGGGGTTCCTGACGCTGCTCGTCTCTGGCgccgtgctgctgctgctgacggGGGTGACGCTGACGGGCGCCGTGGTGGCGCTCGTCTTCCTGGGCCCCATCGCGCTGCTCACCAGCCCCATCTGGGTGCCCGTCGCCGTCGTGATCTCCGCCATCGTCGCCGCCGCGCTCTCCGCCTGCGCCTTCGCCGCCGCCGCGCTCCCCGTGGCCACCTGGATGTACCGCTACTTCACGGGCCGCCACCCCGTGGGCGCCGACCGGGTGGACTACGCGCGCAGCCGGATCGCCGACACCGCCAGCCACGTCAAGGACTACGCGCGCGAGTACGGCGGATACCTGCGCACCCGCGCCAAGGACGCCGCGCCCGGCGCGTAG